One genomic window of Vagococcus sp. CY52-2 includes the following:
- a CDS encoding helix-turn-helix domain-containing protein: MKDTLGDKIKSIRLLNGLSLEGFGMLFTPVADKSNVSRWEKNKAVPTPDRLKTIADLGNVTVDYLMGIDEEKDDMISIPVAEYERLKEAEEKLNSIKEILGGEV, from the coding sequence GTGAAAGATACTTTAGGAGATAAGATAAAAAGTATTAGGTTATTAAATGGATTAAGTTTAGAAGGGTTTGGAATGCTTTTTACACCTGTAGCTGATAAAAGTAATGTTTCAAGATGGGAGAAAAATAAAGCCGTTCCTACTCCAGATAGATTAAAGACTATTGCAGACCTCGGTAACGTAACAGTTGATTATTTAATGGGTATAGACGAAGAAAAAGATGACATGATTTCAATACCTGTCGCAGAATACGAACGACTAAAAGAAGCAGAAGAAAAGTTGAATAGTATAAAAGAGATTTTAGGAGGGGAAGTATGA
- a CDS encoding minor capsid protein translates to MNQNILKDKELVREVNKRMQLLRDDIQKQINAELERYAKRENISTVEARMRADKMDVEAFQRKAKDYVQRRDFSDRANYELKLYNLKMRMSRLELLKANIGLEMISTFDELDKFLRKELSIEGYKELEFQAGILGETIFGDYKKIVEAVVNGTFKNTSFSERIWSYQTELKLELEKLITKQLVGGHNPRVVARELRKTFDVTQSQAYRLIKTESARIQTELQEQSFKEYGVKKYEFISEPTACSICKSLDGSIHDVSKLEAGKNASPMHPNCRCTTAPISDREIKDLQY, encoded by the coding sequence ATGAATCAGAACATACTGAAAGATAAAGAACTCGTTAGAGAAGTAAATAAACGCATGCAGTTGCTACGTGACGATATACAGAAACAAATCAACGCAGAATTAGAACGATATGCTAAGCGTGAGAATATCTCAACAGTTGAAGCACGTATGAGAGCCGACAAGATGGACGTAGAAGCGTTTCAACGTAAGGCGAAAGATTATGTTCAACGTAGAGACTTTTCAGATAGAGCAAACTATGAACTGAAGTTATACAACTTAAAAATGAGGATGTCACGACTTGAATTATTAAAAGCTAACATTGGTTTAGAAATGATTTCAACGTTTGATGAGTTAGATAAATTCCTACGTAAAGAATTGTCAATCGAGGGTTACAAAGAGTTAGAATTTCAAGCTGGTATTTTAGGCGAAACAATATTCGGTGATTACAAGAAGATCGTAGAAGCTGTCGTGAACGGAACGTTTAAAAACACATCTTTCAGTGAGCGTATATGGAGCTATCAGACAGAGTTAAAACTAGAGTTAGAGAAGTTGATTACTAAGCAGTTGGTCGGTGGACATAACCCACGTGTAGTTGCTAGAGAGTTAAGGAAAACATTCGATGTTACTCAATCACAAGCGTATCGACTAATCAAAACAGAATCTGCACGAATCCAAACTGAACTGCAAGAGCAATCATTTAAAGAATACGGCGTTAAAAAATACGAGTTTATATCAGAGCCTACTGCTTGTTCGATTTGTAAATCATTGGACGGAAGTATTCACGACGTATCTAAATTAGAGGCTGGAAAGAATGCTTCACCAATGCATCCGAATTGCCGATGTACGACTGCACCGATAAGTGATAGAGAGATTAAAGATTTGCAGTATTGA
- a CDS encoding phage portal protein: protein MTFDKDKEITSDVVKEFIQKHQAELPRYQELMNMYKGYMQIYKQQAKAQYKPDVRLAVGFPKYIVDTFTGYFNGIPVKKSHPDKPIAEKVELFESTNDIEDTEHELAKLACVYGRAYELMYQDEETQTRVTYVSPENMFIVYDDTVAQERLFAVSYSVDDDGVLSGAVYTKECEYTFKTQDGTDKIGYIEETENIYDDLPVYEFYFNEERIGIFEGTRSLINNYNKALSEKANDVEYFSDSYMLMLGLPIDEQTMTTMRDTRTINASGEGSEKAVVKFLDKPDSDQMTENYLDRIERLIFKTSMVADISDEKFGASTSGTALAYKLQAMSNLALSFQRKFESALRTRYSLFFSVQTNFPESESDKWKELEFHFARNQPKNLKEEAETATMLLNVTSEETALSALSIVPDVRAEIDRIETENKEKMDNESFDITPAKEVVEEV, encoded by the coding sequence ATGACGTTCGATAAGGATAAAGAAATCACTTCAGACGTTGTAAAAGAATTTATACAAAAACACCAAGCAGAGTTACCGCGTTACCAAGAATTAATGAATATGTATAAAGGTTACATGCAAATTTACAAGCAACAAGCAAAAGCACAGTACAAGCCAGATGTTAGATTGGCTGTTGGGTTTCCTAAATATATCGTAGACACGTTTACGGGATATTTTAACGGTATACCAGTAAAAAAATCACATCCCGATAAACCAATAGCAGAAAAGGTTGAGTTGTTCGAAAGCACAAATGACATTGAGGACACTGAACATGAGTTAGCTAAACTAGCATGCGTTTATGGTCGTGCTTATGAATTGATGTATCAAGATGAAGAAACGCAGACACGAGTTACTTATGTTAGTCCAGAAAATATGTTCATTGTTTATGACGACACAGTAGCGCAAGAACGATTGTTTGCGGTGAGTTATAGCGTAGATGATGATGGCGTATTATCTGGTGCTGTTTACACGAAAGAATGTGAGTATACGTTTAAAACGCAAGATGGAACGGATAAGATTGGTTACATCGAAGAAACAGAAAACATATATGATGATTTACCAGTGTACGAGTTTTACTTTAATGAAGAACGTATTGGAATATTCGAGGGCACACGTTCGTTGATTAATAACTACAATAAAGCATTGTCAGAGAAAGCGAATGACGTGGAATATTTTAGTGATAGTTATATGTTAATGCTTGGATTACCTATTGACGAACAAACAATGACGACTATGAGAGATACAAGAACGATTAACGCAAGTGGTGAGGGTTCAGAGAAAGCCGTCGTTAAATTCTTAGATAAACCCGATAGTGACCAAATGACAGAAAACTATTTGGATCGTATCGAACGATTAATTTTTAAAACATCAATGGTAGCAGATATTTCAGACGAGAAATTCGGGGCGTCAACTTCTGGTACTGCATTAGCCTATAAATTACAAGCTATGAGTAATCTAGCGTTATCTTTCCAACGAAAGTTCGAGAGTGCGCTTAGAACTCGTTATAGCTTGTTTTTTAGTGTCCAAACTAATTTTCCAGAATCTGAAAGTGACAAATGGAAAGAGCTAGAATTTCACTTTGCACGTAACCAACCTAAAAATCTTAAAGAAGAAGCAGAAACAGCCACAATGTTACTAAACGTGACAAGTGAAGAAACGGCATTATCTGCATTGTCAATCGTGCCAGACGTTCGAGCAGAGATTGACAGGATAGAAACAGAGAATAAAGAAAAAATGGATAATGAATCGTTTGACATTACACCAGCAAAAGAAGTAGTCGAGGAGGTTTAG
- a CDS encoding HK97-gp10 family putative phage morphogenesis protein — protein sequence MAKHRAVMITGVNTLSDKLKENVTMDLVKKVVEENTIEMKRKMKRNANFKGHYIKVKGGKLKKIEPTGETRSSIEEKISRNGLTGVVSPKTEYAAYLEYGTRFMSAQPFVKPSYDSQKRIFLDDMKKLVN from the coding sequence ATGGCGAAACATAGAGCGGTTATGATAACTGGTGTTAATACGTTATCTGATAAACTTAAAGAAAATGTAACGATGGATTTGGTTAAAAAAGTTGTAGAAGAAAACACGATAGAAATGAAACGTAAAATGAAGCGTAATGCTAATTTTAAAGGTCATTATATAAAAGTTAAAGGTGGCAAGTTGAAAAAAATTGAGCCTACTGGCGAAACCAGAAGTTCAATAGAAGAAAAAATCAGTAGAAATGGTTTAACTGGTGTCGTATCACCTAAAACAGAATACGCTGCTTATCTAGAATACGGCACGCGTTTTATGTCTGCTCAACCTTTTGTAAAACCATCGTACGATTCACAGAAACGTATTTTCCTTGATGACATGAAGAAGTTGGTGAACTAA
- a CDS encoding DUF4355 domain-containing protein — protein sequence MEETEVQEVAVEEVEEKKEASPSKETTQQAKYTDEDVNAIVDKKFAKWQKDLEAKKQEAEKLAKMNAEQKALHEKNN from the coding sequence ATGGAAGAAACAGAAGTACAAGAAGTAGCAGTTGAGGAAGTTGAAGAAAAGAAGGAAGCTAGCCCTTCAAAAGAAACAACTCAACAAGCTAAATACACAGATGAAGACGTTAACGCAATTGTAGATAAAAAGTTCGCTAAATGGCAGAAAGATTTAGAAGCTAAGAAACAAGAAGCAGAAAAACTTGCCAAAATGAACGCTGAACAAAAAGCATTACATGAAAAAAACAATTAG
- a CDS encoding DUF4355 domain-containing protein: MEKEARKMLSEQKIPITDDIVSYFVSEDAESTKKGVEALTAYVNNLQEQWEIARNTGKTPKKVAGNTQTVTVEQFNAMTYSEKAELARNNPEEFNKITGGH, encoded by the coding sequence ATGGAAAAAGAAGCAAGAAAAATGCTATCTGAACAGAAGATTCCGATTACTGATGATATTGTGTCTTATTTTGTTTCAGAGGACGCAGAAAGCACTAAAAAAGGTGTTGAAGCATTAACCGCTTATGTAAATAACTTACAAGAACAGTGGGAAATAGCACGCAACACTGGTAAAACTCCGAAGAAAGTTGCAGGCAATACACAAACAGTTACAGTAGAACAATTTAACGCTATGACTTATTCAGAAAAAGCAGAGTTAGCAAGAAATAATCCAGAAGAATTCAATAAAATTACAGGAGGTCATTAG
- a CDS encoding phage head-tail connector protein → MFDDIQTLINGSLEEKLKVIEKLTTQRLAVLLTVDTADDIPSKFNYIIADVSVKRFNRLSNEGMKSYSEEGLSFSFPDSDFDEFKDEITEFKRKKALEDDPLKGVFRFI, encoded by the coding sequence ATGTTTGATGATATTCAAACGCTTATCAATGGTTCACTCGAAGAAAAGTTAAAAGTCATTGAAAAACTAACCACTCAACGATTAGCTGTTTTATTGACCGTAGACACCGCAGACGATATACCTAGTAAATTTAACTATATTATCGCTGATGTGTCTGTTAAACGGTTCAATAGGCTTTCTAACGAGGGAATGAAGTCGTATTCAGAAGAAGGTCTTAGTTTCTCGTTTCCTGATTCTGATTTCGACGAGTTTAAGGACGAAATAACAGAATTCAAACGTAAGAAAGCGTTAGAGGACGACCCACTAAAAGGGGTGTTTCGATTTATATGA